A single Bacteroidota bacterium DNA region contains:
- a CDS encoding T9SS type A sorting domain-containing protein, which yields MKKFLLILFASLAMNVQAQVNFEHNYPNSTINYAEFGMTRLDSSTYMYYLINYDSTKFRLYNLNHSLYLTVQIPVAYISYDYNIQHITKSLFDCDTSNIEYLLAYHSGTTYYVKIFRTDGTQLFFSDSAQVVNCFDCASVENYYIVNTPLGAKMFLQYPNGSTSVFGLCGTLPVENHEYGTMENGFKISNPYPNPTTNSTRINYQLPPNVNQGEIVFYNLQGREIKRFMVDRAFDHLLISAADIAAGTYIYQLQTNAQASASKKIVVIK from the coding sequence ATGAAAAAATTCCTTCTAATCCTTTTCGCATCGCTTGCCATGAATGTGCAGGCGCAGGTTAATTTTGAACATAATTATCCCAACTCAACTATTAATTATGCCGAATTCGGAATGACAAGGTTGGACAGTTCAACTTATATGTATTACCTGATAAATTACGACAGCACAAAATTCAGGTTGTACAATCTTAATCACTCTCTTTATCTCACCGTGCAGATTCCTGTTGCCTATATTTCTTACGATTATAATATTCAACATATCACAAAATCATTATTTGACTGCGATACCTCAAACATCGAATACTTGTTAGCGTACCACAGCGGAACTACCTACTATGTAAAAATATTCAGAACAGACGGAACACAGTTATTTTTTTCTGACAGCGCACAAGTTGTAAATTGTTTCGATTGTGCTTCTGTAGAAAATTATTATATCGTGAACACTCCTTTAGGTGCCAAAATGTTTTTGCAATATCCTAACGGATCCACTTCTGTATTCGGATTGTGCGGTACACTGCCTGTTGAAAATCACGAATACGGCACCATGGAAAATGGTTTTAAAATCTCCAATCCATATCCAAACCCAACAACGAATTCAACACGCATCAACTACCAATTGCCTCCGAATGTAAACCAGGGCGAAATTGTTTTTTATAATTTACAGGGGAGAGAAATTAAACGCTTTATGGTGGATAGAGCATTTGACCACCTGCTTATTTCCGCTGCCGACATTGCTGCAGGAACTTACATTTATCAGTTGCAAACCAACGCTCAAGCCAGCGCAAGCAAAAAAATAGTAGTAATAAAGTAA